The DNA sequence GTTGAACCGAGACTGTGCCCAGCTAAACACCCAGGGAATCGCCCGCAGATCCTCCAAGCTATTTCGCCCAGAACGTCTAGCAGGACGAGAGCCGATTTTGGAGCGCTCAATCACGTCGATTGGAGTCGCCTGATTGAAGAAAGGCACAAAATGCTCTTCGTGGATCAACGCAGAATAATGCACTTTACTCACGCGCGCCATTTCCTCCAAGACTTCGTACCAGCTATCTTCATCTGGCTCTGTGAACTGATCGAGAATGGAACGTGTGGCGGTATTCGCCATGAGCAGTTCCAAGTTGTAGGCAGAGTTGACCTTGTTGGCGTATTTCTGGGCAATGGTTTCACCTTGCTCAGTCAATCTCATATCTCCTTGGATGGTCCCATGTGGCAGCGTCTTGATGAACCATTGGGTAGGACCTGCCCCCCGACTGATGGAACCTCCTTTGCCATGAAAATAGCGAACGCGAACCCCAAACTCATTTCCGACCGCAGTCAGACGGGTTTGAGCACTTGCGAGATTCCACTGGCTGGCCAAGATTCCGCCGTCTTTATTACTATCGCTATATCCGACCATCACCATCTGAACCAAATCGCGCTCCTGGCGAGTCAGCTTCTGGTAAGCCAAGCTCCTTTGGGTAAATGGATGCGCCAAGAACAACCGGAGGGTATCCGGGCTCAGCTGGAGGTCCTCGATTGTCTCAAACAAAGGCACCACAGGCAATGGGCACACACGTTCGCCTTTGGCGTCGATATCCTGAAGACCTGCTTCACGCGCCAGCACATACACCGCCAACAGATCCGACAGCGATCTGGTCATGGAGATGATGAGGGCGCCAATCATGCGGGTGTTCTCGTATTTCTCAAAATGCCTAGCCAACACTCTATAGACACTGACCACGCGCTCTGCATCAGGCCCCAACTTCATGCTGGGATGCGTAAATGGACGCCCTGATTCGAGTTCTGCGTTCAAGAAGGCCACACGTTCATCTTCGGACATATCCAGATATCCTTGACCATCCAATCCTGCCGCATCCATCAATTGGGCCATCGCACGCTCGTGAACCGCGCTGTTTTGGCGAATATCCAGATGGGCCATATGGAATCCGAAAGTCTGGACAGTTCTAAGGACGCTATTGACATCCGAATAGGCCAGATTCACTGCTCCATATTCGATGAGGCCTTGCTGAAGCAATTCCAAGTCCGCCATCAACTCTGTGGACTGGTGATAGGCAGCGGCATGTTCACTCAGATGTGTAGCGTGATCCCGGATGGTCTCTACGGGAAGTGCTGCGGTCATCAATTCCGCAAAATGGCGGAATGCCTCACCCTTGTAATTGCGGTGTGTAATCCCCGCCTCGGCCAACTGGGCTTCCATCTCCTTCATCCGGTCTTGCATGACCTGTGGCGTATGCTCGCGGTTGTAGGCAAATGAAAGACTGCGCGTCAATGTGCGAAGGCCACGGCGGATGACGACCATGGCATTCAGGCGAAGGTTTTGAAGGGTATCTTCAGTCACTTTATCCGTGACAAATGGGTGCCCATCACGGTCTCCTCCAACCCAGTTTCCGAACATGATCCGAGGGAATCGATTCGCGGAACGGATGAGTTTGGGGTCAAAACCAACGGCTTCCCAAGCTTGGGCTAGTCGACGGTCGACAATCGGCAAGGCAATCGGTAGCGCCTCACGGAGGTAGAACATGATGCTGCCTAGCTCATAATAGACATCTGGTTTTTCCATGTACACCTCGCCTGTGCGGAAGAGGCGATCCAGCAGGAGCTTCACTTCGCGGGCAATTTCCCACTGCTCCATTTCGGTGTACATCTTATTCTCGCGCTTCACCATCAGGAGATACAGCTTCCGATGGTGTTGGAGCACGACTGGGCGCTTGGCTTCGGTGGGGTGAGCCGTAAAAACAGGCTCTACCAGCGATCCAGAAAGGTGTTCCGCAATTTGTTCTTGGGAGATGCCCTTTTGCTTGAGCATTTCAAGGTTTTCCGCCCACAGTCCGGTAATACTGGCCGGATCTCGCGATTCCATCTCGCGGCGGATTTGCACGGCTCCATTCTCCTCGGCTAGATTGAGGAGGTGAAAAGCCAAGGAATACAATTGGACCATTTCCGCGGTGAATCCCTCCGGCGCAACGGCTGTTTGGCTGTTCAACCAGGGTACGGAATGGGCAAGGTCATCACGATTGCTTTCGAGCAGGCTGTCTCTCAGCAATTTCAAGAGGTATTCGAGGTCGTAATAAGGCTTACCGAGTTGTGATTGGGTTTGGGCCAACAAATTCATG is a window from the Pontibacter sp. G13 genome containing:
- a CDS encoding phosphoenolpyruvate carboxylase, which encodes MNLLAQTQSQLGKPYYDLEYLLKLLRDSLLESNRDDLAHSVPWLNSQTAVAPEGFTAEMVQLYSLAFHLLNLAEENGAVQIRREMESRDPASITGLWAENLEMLKQKGISQEQIAEHLSGSLVEPVFTAHPTEAKRPVVLQHHRKLYLLMVKRENKMYTEMEQWEIAREVKLLLDRLFRTGEVYMEKPDVYYELGSIMFYLREALPIALPIVDRRLAQAWEAVGFDPKLIRSANRFPRIMFGNWVGGDRDGHPFVTDKVTEDTLQNLRLNAMVVIRRGLRTLTRSLSFAYNREHTPQVMQDRMKEMEAQLAEAGITHRNYKGEAFRHFAELMTAALPVETIRDHATHLSEHAAAYHQSTELMADLELLQQGLIEYGAVNLAYSDVNSVLRTVQTFGFHMAHLDIRQNSAVHERAMAQLMDAAGLDGQGYLDMSEDERVAFLNAELESGRPFTHPSMKLGPDAERVVSVYRVLARHFEKYENTRMIGALIISMTRSLSDLLAVYVLAREAGLQDIDAKGERVCPLPVVPLFETIEDLQLSPDTLRLFLAHPFTQRSLAYQKLTRQERDLVQMVMVGYSDSNKDGGILASQWNLASAQTRLTAVGNEFGVRVRYFHGKGGSISRGAGPTQWFIKTLPHGTIQGDMRLTEQGETIAQKYANKVNSAYNLELLMANTATRSILDQFTEPDEDSWYEVLEEMARVSKVHYSALIHEEHFVPFFNQATPIDVIERSKIGSRPARRSGRNSLEDLRAIPWVFSWAQSRFNLTSWYGVGTALADLKEKSPEKFEALKGEVLRDSLMKYVILNVDTSLAATDEHVMDMYASLVVDDEVRNSIYPLIQQELVLTREMLGELFQEDFAMRRRYHYHSNLLRSDALSNLHEAQVAWLKRWRVLSKEDPESPEVDALLQKLLISVNAIAGGLRSTG